The Aptenodytes patagonicus chromosome 28, bAptPat1.pri.cur, whole genome shotgun sequence genome includes a window with the following:
- the LOC143171593 gene encoding olfactory receptor 14A16-like, producing the protein MDCADAQQDQMSNGSSTTEFLLLAFTDTRELQLLTFWLFLGIHLAALRGNGIIITAVVYDHRLHTSMYFCLLTLSRRDLGSISTTLPKAMAYSLWDTRAISYPGCAAQLFLLVFFISADCSLLTAMAYDCYIAICKPLHYGTLLGSRACVHVAAAVWGSGFLYAVLHTANTFSLPLCQGNALDQFFCEIPQILKLSCSESDYLREVGLLVLSACLAFGCFVFIVLSYVQIFRAVLRIPSELGQHKAFSTCPPHLAVVSLFFSTAVPAYLKPPSIASPSLDLVVSFLYSVVPPAVNPLIYSMRNQELKDALWKLAQWALFHWQYPASPSLHISQNLS; encoded by the coding sequence atggactgtgctgatgcccaacaggaccagatgtccaacggcagctccaccaccgagttcctcctcctggcattcacagacacacgggagctgcagctcttgaccttctggctcttcctgggcatccacCTGGCTGCCCTCCGGGGCAATGGCATCATCATCACCGCTGTAGTCTATGACCACCGACTCCATACCTCCATGTACTTCTGCCTCCTTACCCTCTCCCGCcgcgacctgggctccatctccaccactctccccaaagccatggcctaTTCTCtgtgggacaccagggccatctcctacccaggatgtgctgcccagctctttctgttagTCTTCTTTATCTCAGCAGACTGTTCTCTCCTCACTGCCATGGCCTATGACTGCTAcattgccatctgcaaacccctgcactacgggaccctgctgggcagcagagcttgtgtccacgtggcagcagctgtctggggcagtgggtttttGTATGCCGTGCTTCacactgccaatacattttcactaccactctgtcaaggcaatgccctggaccagttcttctgtgaaatcccccagatcctcaagctctcctgctcagagtcagactacctcagggaagttgggcttcttgtgcttagtgcctgtttagcatttgggtgttttgttttcattgtgctgtcctacgtgcagatcttcagggccgtgctgaggatcccctccgagctgggacagcataaagccttttccacgtgcccccctcacctggctgtcgtctccctgtttttcagcactgcagtgcctgcctacctgaagcccccctccattgcttccccatccctggacctggtggtgtcatttctgtactcggtggtgcctccagcagtgaaccccctcatctacagcatgaggaatcaggagctcaaggatgccctatggaaactggcacaatgggcactgtttcactggcaataccctgcctccccttctctgcacatttcccagaatttatcttag